The window CCTTGTCATCGGCGGCACTATAGATGTATTTCCAATTTCGATTGGTCGCCATATAGAGGCCAAGCGGGCCTTGGGAGAATTGACTGAAGACAATCCGGTCCTTCGCTTTATCTTTTAATACTTCTTCAAGATTGATGCCTTCTGGGCTCGGGTGCTTTACATCGTTGCCAGCGAGGTCCAGGAAAGTAGGGTAGAGGTCCAAAAGTGTGGCCGGGGTTTCGCAATGCTGGTTGGCGGGAAAGTGGTCAGGCAGACGTGCGATCATCGGCACGCGGGCTGAGGGATCCAGCATGGTGCGTTTGCCGTAGTCCCCGAAGTCTCCAAGCATTTCACCGTGATCCGAGGAGAAAATAATCAAGGTATTGTCTATCTCGGGACCGAGTGCATCGAGAATACGGCCAAAACGTTTAACCATCCCCGTAAACATATCCGTGTGGCGTTGGAGCGATGGCGGGATGTCGCCG is drawn from Verrucomicrobiota bacterium and contains these coding sequences:
- a CDS encoding sulfatase-like hydrolase/transferase, with product GDIPPSLQRHTDMFTGMVKRFGRILDALGPEIDNTLIIFSSDHGEMLGDFGDYGKRTMLDPSARVPMIARLPDHFPANQHCETPATLLDLYPTFLDLAGNDVKHPSPEGINLEEVLKDKAKDRIVFSQFSQGPLGLYMATNRNWKYIYSAADDKEWLYDLANDPLELENCIQDPKSQAQLSLLKTACIERYRSAKNGNTIEGDDWKRYPATEPPLPGTDEGLLFQDPEELDKLIQALGPYARSIEFKKHPQFDLLARLCKISNPETSENTRSESQ